A region of the Coriobacteriia bacterium genome:
ACCTTGACCCGCAGCCCCTCGCGCATCAGCGCGCGCGCGAGCTCGCAGGCCTTGTACGCCGCGACGCAGCCCGTCACTCCGAGCACGACCGTCGTCCGGCTCACGCGCGCCTCCTCCGCCGCCGTCGGACCGATGGTTCCCGGCATTATCGCACTTCCCCGGCCGCCGAGCGGGTAAGACTCCAGGAAGGGTCCCCTTGCCCGAGAGGAGACGGCGTGGCACGCGACGAGGCGTTCGAGAGGATGCTCGAGATCGAGTACGACAAGGCGGAGCCGATCCTGAGGCGCACGCTGCTGGAGCGCGCCCCGGCCTTCGGCGTCTCCGCCGAGACCCTCCAGGCGCTGCGCGCGCTCCCCGAGGGCCGCTACACGCGCGAGGAGCTCGAGCGGTCCGTGACGCGGCGTGGCGGAGTCCGAGCCCCTGGGCCGGGTGCGGCGGGACCGCCGTGCTGAGCTCCGGACCCGGCTTGGGAACAAACCCGACGAGGGCCGGCGCCCGGGCGGGCGCTCCTCGGCGCGGCGCCGAGGCCCCTAGCGAGCAGGAGGGTACGCATGGCAACCACCGCACCCCCGTACGGCCGCGAGGTCCGCATCAAGGTCGCCGGGCCCGCCGGCGCGGGCATCAAGGCCTCGGGCGAGACGCTCGCCCGCTCCTTCGCGAAGGCGGGACTCAACGTCTTCGACCTCACCGAGTACCCATCGCTGATCAAGGGCGGGCACAACGTCTACGTCCTGCGCGTGAGCGCCGATCCCATCACCAGCCACGTGGACCCCGTGGACGTGCTCGTGGCGCTCGACCAGCTCACGGTCGAGCTCAACGCCTCCGAGCTCGTCGACGGCGGCGCGCTGGTCTACGACCCCGACGACGTGACGCTCGACACGCTCGACGCCCGCCTGCGCGAGCGCATCTGCCCGGTGCCGGTGCGCCTCACGCAGATCGTCAAGGACGCCGGCGGCAAGCCGATCATGCGCAACGTCGCCGCGCTCGGCGCGGTCATCGGGCACCTCGACTTCCCGCTCCGCTTCCTGAGCGAATCGCTCCACACCCAGTTCGCGCGCAAGGCGCCCGAGATCGCCGAGCAGAACGTCGCCGTGGCCGCCGCCGGGCACGACGCCGCGCGCGAGGCGGGCTGCGCCTTCCCCGGCAGGGTCGAGCCGCTCCCCGACGCGCCCGAGAAGCTGCTCGTCGACGGTAACGAGTCCGTCGGGCTGGGGGCGCTGGCCGCGGGCATCGGCTTCTACGCCGCCTACCCCATGACGCCGGCGAGCCCGCTGCTGCACTTCATGGCCCGCTACGGAGCCGACGCCGGCGTGGTCGTCAAGCACACCGAGGACGAGATCGCCGCCATGAACATGGTCGTGGGCGCGGCGTTCGGCGGCGGGCGCACCATGTGCGCGAGCGCCGGCGGCGGCTTCGCGCTGATGGTCGAGGCCTTCGGGCTGGCGGGTGTGAGCGAGTCGGCGGTCGTCGTCGGCGTGTTCTCGCGCACCGCGCCCGGCACGGGCCTGCCGACCTGGACGGAGCAGGCCGACCTGCGCTACGTCATGCACGCCGCCCCGGGCGAGTTCCCGCGCGTCATCCTCTCGCCCGGCGACATGACGGACTGCTTCGAGCTGGCGTGGAAGGCGTTCAACCTCGCCGACCGGCTCCAGACGCCGGTGGTGCTCCTGTCCGAGCAGTACCTCCAGGAGAGCCACGCCTCCGTGGAGCCCTTCGACGTGGCCGCCGTGACGATCGACCGCGGCAAGCTGATCCCGGAAGGCGACGTGTCCCGGCACGACGGCGCGCTGGGCTGCGAGGGGCGCTACCTGCGCTACAAGCTCACCGAGGACGGCGTCAGCTGGCGGGCGCTGCCCGGCGTGCGCGGGGCGAGCCAGGTCGTGAACTCGTACGAGCACGACGAGTACGGGCACGCCGAGGAGGGCGCCCAGATGCGCGCGCTCCAGGAGGAGAAGCGGATGAAGAAGCTCGACCTGGCGCGCACGCTCGTGCCGCCGCCTGCGTACTTCGGGCCCGAGGAGGCCGACGTCTCGGTCGTGCTCTTCGGCGCCACCAAGCTGCCCGTGCTGGAGGCGCGGGACTGGCTCGAAGCCTCCGGCGTCGCCGTCAACGTCATGCAGGTCGTGACGCTGTGGCCCTTCCCGACGGACGAGGTCCGCGCGTTCCTCGGCGCCGCGAGACGCTCGCTGGTCGTGGAGGGCAACTACTCCGGTCAGCTCGAGGGGCTCATCCGGCAGCACGCCTTGCTCGAGGTCGACGAGCACCTGCGGCGCTACGACGGGCGTCCGTTCAGCCCCGAGCAGGTCTTCGGCAAGGTGCTCGCGATGGTCGGCCGAGGACCGGAGGAGGCCGCGGCGCCCGCGCCCGAGGAGCGGACGGCCGTGCAGGTCGGAGAGCCGAGCGGGAAGGGGGCGGACCGATGAGCGAGCGCGACGGCACGCGGCCGACGATCACCCCGAACGACTTCGACATCTTCAGGCCGCTCAACTGGTGCCCGGGGTGCGGCAACTACCAGATGCTCTCCGCGATGAAGGCCGCGCTCGCCGACCTCGGGCTCGCGCAGCACGAGTTCGCGATCGTCTTCGGCATCGGACAGCACGGCAACGGCGCGGATTTCATCAAGGTGCAGGCCTTCCACGCGCTGCACGGGCGCGCCCTGCCGACCGCGACGGGTCTGGCGCTGGTCAACCCCGACCTGAGGATCATCGTGCAGTCCGGCGACGGCGACGGGTACGGCCTGGGGATGGGCCACTTCGTGCACAGCGTGAGGCGCAACATCGACATCGCCTACATCGGCCACAACAACCAGATCTACGGGCTCACGACCGGACAGGCCTCCCCCACCTCCAACCAGGGCATGAAGACCCCCTCCACGCCCTCCGGCGTGCTGGAGGAGCCGGTGAACCCGCTGGGGGTGGCGCTCGCGGAGGGCGCGACCTTCGTCGCGCGCGCGTTCGCCGGGGACGTGGGGCACATGACGTGGCTGTTCAAGGAGGCGATCTCGCATCGGGGCTTCGCTCTGGTCGACGTCTTCCAGCCGTGCGTGACGTTCAACAAGATCAACACGTTCAAGTGGTACCGCGAGCGCGTCTACAAGCTCGAGGAGGCCGACTACGAGCCCGACGACCGCACGCGGGCGTTCGAGCTGGCCGAGTCGATCGTGCACATCCACAACGAGGACCCTCCCGAGGCCAGCCGCATCCCCACCGGCATCTTCTACCGCCAGGAGGGCGTCCCGACGTACCAGGACGGCGTCCCCCAGCTGGCCGACGGCCCGCTGTGGAAGCGCGCGCGGGAGCCCAGGGACGTGACCGGGGTGTTGCGCGCCTTCGCGTGAGGGGCCGCCCGCCGCGCGGCCGGCGGGGGTCACGGCGTTCACCGGCGAGTCACGCGCCGGCGGCGCGGCCCCATCCGTCCTCCTGCACGAGCCGGATGAACCGCTCGGCCAGGTGAGGATCGAACTGCGTGCCCATGTTGAGGTCGATCTCCTGCAGCGCGGCCTCGGCCGAGAGCGCCGAGCGGTACGGCCGGTCCGAGACCATCGCGTCGTACGCGTCGCATATCGCGAGGATCCTCGCCTCCAGGGGGATGTCCTCGCCCGCGGCCCCGCTCGGGTACCCCTCGCCGTCCCAGCGCTCGTGGTGCGCGATGACCCAGGGCACGATCTCCCCGAGCGACGTCCCCGACAGGATCCGTTGCGCAAGCACGGGGTGCTCCCGCACGTGACGCCTCTCCTCGGCATCCAGCGGCCCGGGCTTGCGAAGGACGGCGTCGGAGATGCCGATCTTGCCCACGTCGTGCAGGATCGCCGCCGCCTCCAGCAGCCGCACCGTCTCCGGCGCCAGCCCGATGTCCTCGGCGAGCCTGACGGCGAGGGACGCCACCGTGCGCGAATGGAACCTCGTCCCGGGGTCTCGCGCGTCCACGGCCGCGGCGAGGGACTGCATCGTGTCCAGCACGTGCTCCTCCTGCAGCAGACGTATGCGCTCCTCGGCGTCGAGCACCGCGATCACCTCGGGGTCGTAGGCGACCACGCGGTCCCTGCCGTGCAGCTTCGCCCAGTACTGCGCCCCGTCGGCGAAGCGGATCAGCTCGTCCTTGCCGGACGCGTGCGCGGGGAACGACGCCACGCCGAAGGAGGCGCGCACCGGCGGCACGGCGCGGCCCCGCATGCCCGCCAGGGCCGCGCGCATCGACTCGCAGGCCTCCGTCGCCGCGGCGGGCCCGGTCTCGGGCATCACCACCGCGAACTCGTCCCCCCCGATGCGCGCCACCGTGGACCGGCGCGGCGCGACGGAGGTGAGCGCGCGCCCCGTCTCCTCCAGGACCGCGTCGCCGGCCGGGTGCCCGAGCAGGTCGTTCAGGTGACCGAAGAGGTCGATGTCGAGGATGGCCAGGCTCAGCTGTTCGCCGTACCTGCCGGCCACCGCCAGCTCGGTGGCGAGGACCTCGTGGAAGCTGCGGTGGTTCGGCAGCCCCGTCACCGCGTCGAGCGCGGCGATGCCGTGCAGCGCGCGGTTCTCGCCGGTGATGAGCGCGGTCCGGGCGACGAGCAGGACCGCCAGAGAACCGACGATCGTCGCCGACTCGAGGCGCGTGAGCACCGGCGACGCCGAGACGTGCGCCTGGTGGATGGACAGCGCCGAAGCGAGGAAGGCCGCGCCCAGGACCGCCGAGGCGGTCCACGAGCCCACCGGCAGCCGGACGGGCGGCAGCGGGCGGATGTCCCAACGCTCCTCGGCAGAGGTCAGGCGGTAGACGGCGGCCACGAAGAGCAGGTGGTGCCCGAACGCCCACATCGCCTCCACTCCCGGCGCGAGAGGACCGCCGACGCGCACGGCGGACAGGTACCACAGCGGCCATGCGGCCAGCCCCACCGCGAAGACGCCGATGC
Encoded here:
- a CDS encoding 2-oxoacid:acceptor oxidoreductase subunit alpha, which encodes MATTAPPYGREVRIKVAGPAGAGIKASGETLARSFAKAGLNVFDLTEYPSLIKGGHNVYVLRVSADPITSHVDPVDVLVALDQLTVELNASELVDGGALVYDPDDVTLDTLDARLRERICPVPVRLTQIVKDAGGKPIMRNVAALGAVIGHLDFPLRFLSESLHTQFARKAPEIAEQNVAVAAAGHDAAREAGCAFPGRVEPLPDAPEKLLVDGNESVGLGALAAGIGFYAAYPMTPASPLLHFMARYGADAGVVVKHTEDEIAAMNMVVGAAFGGGRTMCASAGGGFALMVEAFGLAGVSESAVVVGVFSRTAPGTGLPTWTEQADLRYVMHAAPGEFPRVILSPGDMTDCFELAWKAFNLADRLQTPVVLLSEQYLQESHASVEPFDVAAVTIDRGKLIPEGDVSRHDGALGCEGRYLRYKLTEDGVSWRALPGVRGASQVVNSYEHDEYGHAEEGAQMRALQEEKRMKKLDLARTLVPPPAYFGPEEADVSVVLFGATKLPVLEARDWLEASGVAVNVMQVVTLWPFPTDEVRAFLGAARRSLVVEGNYSGQLEGLIRQHALLEVDEHLRRYDGRPFSPEQVFGKVLAMVGRGPEEAAAPAPEERTAVQVGEPSGKGADR
- a CDS encoding 2-oxoacid ferredoxin oxidoreductase, with product MSERDGTRPTITPNDFDIFRPLNWCPGCGNYQMLSAMKAALADLGLAQHEFAIVFGIGQHGNGADFIKVQAFHALHGRALPTATGLALVNPDLRIIVQSGDGDGYGLGMGHFVHSVRRNIDIAYIGHNNQIYGLTTGQASPTSNQGMKTPSTPSGVLEEPVNPLGVALAEGATFVARAFAGDVGHMTWLFKEAISHRGFALVDVFQPCVTFNKINTFKWYRERVYKLEEADYEPDDRTRAFELAESIVHIHNEDPPEASRIPTGIFYRQEGVPTYQDGVPQLADGPLWKRAREPRDVTGVLRAFA
- a CDS encoding diguanylate cyclase; this translates as MLETERPETSSALGRGRARLRIAAWAAGAPLMLLFLVPGGLGVPPSWRLPVSRTAFLVPYALAVAGCLASAVRARESERRFWTLLGVATGLVFANEAYVAWLQARLGGELAWTAPTVVLTLGGATAFVALLISMTRLRVPAGVTRFRYAVDALLAAGLAFVVTLSVLITPLYAPFSDVPRLERLLAAAYPVIAVVVFGGTLTNLVGLKASRWTPWERIAAAGIGVFAVGLAAWPLWYLSAVRVGGPLAPGVEAMWAFGHHLLFVAAVYRLTSAEERWDIRPLPPVRLPVGSWTASAVLGAAFLASALSIHQAHVSASPVLTRLESATIVGSLAVLLVARTALITGENRALHGIAALDAVTGLPNHRSFHEVLATELAVAGRYGEQLSLAILDIDLFGHLNDLLGHPAGDAVLEETGRALTSVAPRRSTVARIGGDEFAVVMPETGPAAATEACESMRAALAGMRGRAVPPVRASFGVASFPAHASGKDELIRFADGAQYWAKLHGRDRVVAYDPEVIAVLDAEERIRLLQEEHVLDTMQSLAAAVDARDPGTRFHSRTVASLAVRLAEDIGLAPETVRLLEAAAILHDVGKIGISDAVLRKPGPLDAEERRHVREHPVLAQRILSGTSLGEIVPWVIAHHERWDGEGYPSGAAGEDIPLEARILAICDAYDAMVSDRPYRSALSAEAALQEIDLNMGTQFDPHLAERFIRLVQEDGWGRAAGA